One window of the Pristiophorus japonicus isolate sPriJap1 chromosome 23, sPriJap1.hap1, whole genome shotgun sequence genome contains the following:
- the LOC139235336 gene encoding zinc finger protein 229-like — MEKPWKCGDCWKGFRSPSVLEIHQRSHTGERPFTCPVCGKGFTVSSSLLTHQRVHTGERPFTCSECGKGFTASSDLLKHQRVHTGERPFTCSECGKGFTCSSNLLKHQRVHTGERPFTCFECGKGFTCSSHLLTHQRVHTGERPFTCYECGKGFTCSSHLLTHQRVHTGERPFTCSECGKGFTQSSILLTHQRVHTGERPCTDSECGKGSTTSSYLLKHHRVHTGERPFTCSVCGKGFTRSSRLLTHQRVHTGVRPFT, encoded by the coding sequence atggagaaaccatggaaatgtggggactgttggaagggattcagatcaccatctgtgctggaaattcatcaacgcagtcacactggggagaggccgttcacctgccctgtgtgtgggaagggattcactgtatcatccagcctgctgacgcaccagcgagttcacactggggagaggccgttcacctgctcggagtgtgggaagggattcactgcatcatccgacctgctgaaacaccagcgagttcacactggggagaggccgttcacctgctcggagtgtgggaagggattcacttgttcatccaacctgctgaaacaccagcgagttcacactggggagaggccattcacctgctttgagtgtgggaagggattcacttgttcatcccacctgctgacacaccagcgagttcacactggggagagaccattcacctgctatgagtgtgggaagggattcacttgttcatcccacctgctgacacaccagcgagttcacactggggagaggccattcacctgctctgagtgtgggaagggattcactcagtcatccatcctgctgacacaccagcgagttcacactggggagaggccgtgcaccgactctgagtgtgggaagggatccactacgtcatcctacctgctgaaacaccatcgagttcacactggggagaggccattcacctgctctgtgtgcggtaagggattcactcggtcatcccgccttctgacacaccagcgagttcacactggggtgaggccgttcacctga